A single window of Gossypium hirsutum isolate 1008001.06 chromosome A10, Gossypium_hirsutum_v2.1, whole genome shotgun sequence DNA harbors:
- the LOC107914345 gene encoding probable amino-acid acetyltransferase NAGS1, chloroplastic isoform X2, translating to MVERVEYNSNFVALLQANFQMPPKMVVSYSTTRLPLISTARSELLSTRRGFQTGLLKLRTGLNFRTLCLKPEPWSKRSYSVKRNVVNEEDSMEETYNSVDDKQFVRWFREAWPYLWAHRGGTFVVIISGEIVASPFLDAILKDIAFLHHLGIRFVIVPGTHVQIDKLLTERGHEPKYYGRYRITDSESLAAATEAAGGIRLMMEAKLSPGPSICNIRRHGDSSRLHEVGVSVASGNFLAAKRRGVVEGVDYGATGEVKKVDVARMRERLDGGCIVILSNLGYSSSGEVLNCNTYEVATACALAIGADKLICIIDGPILDENGYHISFLPVEEADMLIRQRAEQSEIAAKYVKAFAEEDLTCLGHNDFIAAANYSQNRQTLNGAHNPTFQNGVGFDNGNGLSGEQGFAIGGQERLSRLNGYLSELAAAAFVCRGGVQRVHLLDGTIGGVLLLELFKRDGMGTMVASDLYEGARMAKVTDLAGIKQIIKPLEESGTLVRRTEDELLKAIDSFAVMEREGQIIACAALFPFFKEKCGEVACIAVSPECRGQGQGDKLLDYIEKKASSLGLGRLFLLTTRTADWFVRRGFTECSIDMIPDERRKKINLFRKSKYYVKKLVADGSGITADRAFK from the exons ATGGTTGAGCGAGTTGAATATAACTCAAATTTCGTTGCTCTGTTGCAAGCGAACTTTCAAATGCCGCCGAAGATGGTCGTTTCATATTCAACAACTCGCCTCCCTCTCATCTCCACGGCTCGAAGCGAACTACTTTCAACCCGCCGCGGCTTCCAAACTGGACTCCTCAAACTGAGAACCGGATTAAATTTCCGGACTCTGTGTCTTAAACCCGAACCCTGGTCTAAGCGAAGTTATTCGGTTAAGCGCAATGTGGTTAACGAAGAAGATAGCATGGAGGAGACTTACAACTCTGTCGACGATAAGCAGTTCGTCCGGTGGTTCCGGGAGGCTTGGCCTTACCTCTGGGCCCACCGTGGCGGCACTTTCGTTGTTATTATTTCCGGTGAAATCGTCGCGTCTCCCTTTTTGGACGCCATTTTAAAG GATATTGCGTTTTTGCATCACCTAGGGATCAGATTTGTTATTGTTCCGGGAACTCACGTGCAAATTGACAAGCTTCTGACTGAAAGAG GGCATGAACCAAAGTATTATGGTAGATATAGAATAACAGACTCAGAATCGCTAGCTGCCGCAACGGAAGCGGCAGGTGGGATTCGTCTAATGATGGAGGCAAAACTTTCTCCTGGACCATCCATATGTAATATTCGTCGACATGGAGATAGTAGTCGTTTGCACGAAGTTGGTGTCAGTGTTGCTAGCGGCAATTTCCTTGCAGCCAAG AGAAGAGGAGTAGTTGAAGGTGTTGATTATGGAGCAACAGGTGAAGTAAAGAAAGTAGATGTTGCCCGTATGCGTGAGAGGCTTGATGGTGGTTGTATAGTAATATTAAGCAACTTGGGTTATTCTAGCTCTGGAGAAGTTTTGAATTGCAA CACATATGAAGTTGCTACTGCTTGTGCATTAGCTATTGGAGCAGACAAGCTTATTTGCATCATAGATGGTCCGATCTTGGATGAGAATGGATACCATATTAGTTTCTTGCCTGTTGAAGAAGCAGATATGTTAATCCGTCAGCGCGCCGAGCAAAGCGAAATAGCAGCTAAATATGTGAAAGCTTTTGCTGAAGAAGATCTCACTTGCCTAGGACATAATGATTTTATTGCAGCTGCTAACTATTCGCAGAATAGGCAGACTCTTAATGGTGCTCATAATCCAACCTTTCAGAATGGTGTTGGTTTTGACAATGGCAATGGTTTATCTGGAGAGCAGGGCTTTGCTATTGGAGGTCAGGAGCGGCTAAGTCGACTAAATGGTTACCTTTCAGAGTTGGCTGCTGCAGCTTTTGTCTGCAGA GGTGGTGTACAAAGAGTTCATTTGTTAGATGGCACTATTGGTGGGGTCCTATTATTGGAACTATTCAAACGAGACGGAATGGGGACAATGGTGGCCAG TGATCTATATGAAGGGGCTAGAATGGCTAAGGTAACAGATCTCGCTGGCATCAAGCAAATCATAAAACCTTTGGAAGAGTCCGGCACATTGGTTCGCAGGACCGAGGATGAG CTGCTTAAGGCCATAGATTCATTCGCTGTTATGGAAAGGGAAGGTCAAATCATTGCTTGTGCTGCTCTTTTTCCTTTCTTCAAGGAGAAGTGTGGAGAAGTTGCTTGCATTGCAGTTTCTCCCGAGTGCCGAGGACAAGGACAGGGGGATAAATTGCTTG ATTATATTGAGAAGAAGGCGTCCTCACTCGGATTGGGTAGGCTTTTCCTTCTGACAACTCGGACTGCTGATTG GTTTGTAAGGCGTGGGTTTACGGAGTGTAGCATCGACATGATACCAGATGAAAGGAGGAAAAAGATTAATCTATTTCGTAAATCTAAGTATTACGTGAAGAAATTGGTAGCGGATGGAAGTGGAATTACTGCCGATAGAGCATTTAAATGA
- the LOC121207947 gene encoding uncharacterized protein, whose protein sequence is MISWNVRGLGSPRAIRCLRFLLKQYNRQMVFLMETKVSATWMEKIRRCGYTNGFDVEADRSRGDHCPLLISLDLENKPVHRSSFRFETWWLLEDFFEKMILESWQNLTGLLTDKLEGLKVRILQWANQIKNARKGIKQRLNKQLERLLEEDRSAENLAKIIDTKFLSIYKLTKMKPIGSKMHVLIGRDGMAKIGKTYFHDLFASLGISNAERSLQGVQRCITEDMNAQLTTAHTAKEIWAALKAMGPTKALSANGLPALFFQKCWHIVGPEVTSFCLEILNQGKELESINGTNIVLIPKTSQPTDMKNFRPISLCNVLCEIIAKVVANRFQNVLEVCIDKAQSAFVPSRLITDNVLVAYEILHTLKNKRVRKTGHMTLKLNMSKAYNRVEWKFLRVMMERMGFAQSWVAFIMKCISTVSYLVLLMGKREKFSNQ, encoded by the exons ATGATAAGCTGGAATGTTCGAGGATTGGGGAGTCCTCGAGCAATTAGATGTCTTCGATTCTTACTGAAGCAATACAATCGCCAAATGGTCTTTCTTATGGAGACAAAAGTGAGTGCTACTTGGATGGAAAAAATAAGAAGATGTGGATACACGAATGGGTTTGATGTGGAAGCAGATAGATCTAGAGGTG ATCATTGCCCTCTTCTTATTTCCTTGGATTTGGAAAACAAACCGGTTCATAGATCTTCATTCCGATTTGAAACATGGTGGTTATTAGAAGACTTCTTTGAGAAGATGATTCTAGAGTCTTGGCAGAATTTAACAGGGTTGTTAACAGATAAGTTGGAGGGATTAAAAGTGAGAATTCTTCAATGGGCAAACCAAATAAAGAACGCAAGAAAGGGTATCAAGCAGAGACTAAACAAACAATTGGAACGCTTGCTGGAGGAGGATAGAAGTGCAGAAAACTTGGCTAAAATCATTGATACGAAATTTCTCTCAATATACAAATTGACAAAGATGAAGCCTATTGGGAGCAAAATGCACGTGTTAATTGGCAGAG ATGGGATGGCCAAAATTGGCAAGACTTATTTCCATGATTTATTCGCGTCGTTAGGGATAAGTAATGCAGAGCGGAGTTTACAAGGCGTGCAGAGATGCATAACTGAAGATATGAATGCACAACTTACAACAGCACATACGGCTAAAGAAATATGGGCAGCATTAAAGGCAATGGGTCCTACAAAGGCCCTTAGTGCCAATGGACTTCCAGCCCTGTTCTTTCAAAAATGTTGGCACATAGTTGGGCCGGAAGTAACCTCTTTTTGTTTGGAGATTTTAAATCAGGGGAAGGAGTTAGAGAGTATTAATGGTACGAATATTGTTTTAATTCCAAAAACCTCACAGCCCACTGATATGAAAAACTTCAGACCTATCAGTTTGTGTAATGTCCTCTGCGAGATAATAGCTAAAGTAGTGGCTAATAGATTTCAAAATGTTCTAGAAGTTTGCATTGATAAAGCTCAAAGTGCATTTGTTCCAAGCCGACTGATTACGGATAATGTGCTTGTGGCCTATGAAATCTTGCATACGCTGAAAAATAAAAGAGTAAGGAAAACAGGGCATATGACTCTTAAGCTGAATATGAGCAAAGCCTATAATAGGGTCGAATGGAAATTTCTTAGGGTTATGATGGAGAGAATGGGTTTTGCACAATCTTGGGTGGCTTTCATAATGAAGTGTATTTCAACAGTCTCCTATTTAGTTCTTTTAATGGGAAAAAGGGAGAAGTTTTCAAACCAATGA
- the LOC107914345 gene encoding probable amino-acid acetyltransferase NAGS1, chloroplastic isoform X1, with the protein MVERVEYNSNFVALLQANFQMPPKMVVSYSTTRLPLISTARSELLSTRRGFQTGLLKLRTGLNFRTLCLKPEPWSKRSYSVKRNVVNEEDSMEETYNSVDDKQFVRWFREAWPYLWAHRGGTFVVIISGEIVASPFLDAILKDIAFLHHLGIRFVIVPGTHVQIDKLLTERGHEPKYYGRYRITDSESLAAATEAAGGIRLMMEAKLSPGPSICNIRRHGDSSRLHEVGVSVASGNFLAAKRRGVVEGVDYGATGEVKKVDVARMRERLDGGCIVILSNLGYSSSGEVLNCNTYEVATACALAIGADKLICIIDGPILDENGYHISFLPVEEADMLIRQRAEQSEIAAKYVKAFAEEDLTCLGHNDFIAAANYSQNRQTLNGAHNPTFQNGVGFDNGNGLSGEQGFAIGGQERLSRLNGYLSELAAAAFVCRGGVQRVHLLDGTIGGVLLLELFKRDGMGTMVASDLYEGARMAKVTDLAGIKQIIKPLEESGTLVRRTEDELLKAIDSFAVMEREGQIIACAALFPFFKEKCGEVACIAVSPECRGQGQGDKLLDYIEKKASSLGLGRLFLLTTRTADCRFVRRGFTECSIDMIPDERRKKINLFRKSKYYVKKLVADGSGITADRAFK; encoded by the exons ATGGTTGAGCGAGTTGAATATAACTCAAATTTCGTTGCTCTGTTGCAAGCGAACTTTCAAATGCCGCCGAAGATGGTCGTTTCATATTCAACAACTCGCCTCCCTCTCATCTCCACGGCTCGAAGCGAACTACTTTCAACCCGCCGCGGCTTCCAAACTGGACTCCTCAAACTGAGAACCGGATTAAATTTCCGGACTCTGTGTCTTAAACCCGAACCCTGGTCTAAGCGAAGTTATTCGGTTAAGCGCAATGTGGTTAACGAAGAAGATAGCATGGAGGAGACTTACAACTCTGTCGACGATAAGCAGTTCGTCCGGTGGTTCCGGGAGGCTTGGCCTTACCTCTGGGCCCACCGTGGCGGCACTTTCGTTGTTATTATTTCCGGTGAAATCGTCGCGTCTCCCTTTTTGGACGCCATTTTAAAG GATATTGCGTTTTTGCATCACCTAGGGATCAGATTTGTTATTGTTCCGGGAACTCACGTGCAAATTGACAAGCTTCTGACTGAAAGAG GGCATGAACCAAAGTATTATGGTAGATATAGAATAACAGACTCAGAATCGCTAGCTGCCGCAACGGAAGCGGCAGGTGGGATTCGTCTAATGATGGAGGCAAAACTTTCTCCTGGACCATCCATATGTAATATTCGTCGACATGGAGATAGTAGTCGTTTGCACGAAGTTGGTGTCAGTGTTGCTAGCGGCAATTTCCTTGCAGCCAAG AGAAGAGGAGTAGTTGAAGGTGTTGATTATGGAGCAACAGGTGAAGTAAAGAAAGTAGATGTTGCCCGTATGCGTGAGAGGCTTGATGGTGGTTGTATAGTAATATTAAGCAACTTGGGTTATTCTAGCTCTGGAGAAGTTTTGAATTGCAA CACATATGAAGTTGCTACTGCTTGTGCATTAGCTATTGGAGCAGACAAGCTTATTTGCATCATAGATGGTCCGATCTTGGATGAGAATGGATACCATATTAGTTTCTTGCCTGTTGAAGAAGCAGATATGTTAATCCGTCAGCGCGCCGAGCAAAGCGAAATAGCAGCTAAATATGTGAAAGCTTTTGCTGAAGAAGATCTCACTTGCCTAGGACATAATGATTTTATTGCAGCTGCTAACTATTCGCAGAATAGGCAGACTCTTAATGGTGCTCATAATCCAACCTTTCAGAATGGTGTTGGTTTTGACAATGGCAATGGTTTATCTGGAGAGCAGGGCTTTGCTATTGGAGGTCAGGAGCGGCTAAGTCGACTAAATGGTTACCTTTCAGAGTTGGCTGCTGCAGCTTTTGTCTGCAGA GGTGGTGTACAAAGAGTTCATTTGTTAGATGGCACTATTGGTGGGGTCCTATTATTGGAACTATTCAAACGAGACGGAATGGGGACAATGGTGGCCAG TGATCTATATGAAGGGGCTAGAATGGCTAAGGTAACAGATCTCGCTGGCATCAAGCAAATCATAAAACCTTTGGAAGAGTCCGGCACATTGGTTCGCAGGACCGAGGATGAG CTGCTTAAGGCCATAGATTCATTCGCTGTTATGGAAAGGGAAGGTCAAATCATTGCTTGTGCTGCTCTTTTTCCTTTCTTCAAGGAGAAGTGTGGAGAAGTTGCTTGCATTGCAGTTTCTCCCGAGTGCCGAGGACAAGGACAGGGGGATAAATTGCTTG ATTATATTGAGAAGAAGGCGTCCTCACTCGGATTGGGTAGGCTTTTCCTTCTGACAACTCGGACTGCTGATTG CAGGTTTGTAAGGCGTGGGTTTACGGAGTGTAGCATCGACATGATACCAGATGAAAGGAGGAAAAAGATTAATCTATTTCGTAAATCTAAGTATTACGTGAAGAAATTGGTAGCGGATGGAAGTGGAATTACTGCCGATAGAGCATTTAAATGA
- the LOC107914345 gene encoding probable amino-acid acetyltransferase NAGS2, chloroplastic isoform X3: protein MVERVEYNSNFVALLQANFQMPPKMVVSYSTTRLPLISTARSELLSTRRGFQTGLLKLRTGLNFRTLCLKPEPWSKRSYSVKRNVVNEEDSMEETYNSVDDKQFVRWFREAWPYLWAHRGGTFVVIISGEIVASPFLDAILKDIAFLHHLGIRFVIVPGTHVQIDKLLTERGHEPKYYGRYRITDSESLAAATEAAGGIRLMMEAKLSPGPSICNIRRHGDSSRLHEVGVSVASGNFLAAKRRGVVEGVDYGATGEVKKVDVARMRERLDGGCIVILSNLGYSSSGEVLNCNTYEVATACALAIGADKLICIIDGPILDENGYHISFLPVEEADMLIRQRAEQSEIAAKYVKAFAEEDLTCLGHNDFIAAANYSQNRQTLNGAHNPTFQNGVGFDNGNGLSGEQGFAIGGQERLSRLNGYLSELAAAAFVCRGGVQRVHLLDGTIGGVLLLELFKRDGMGTMVASDLYEGARMAKVTDLAGIKQIIKPLEESGTLVRRTEDELLKAIDSFAVMEREGQIIACAALFPFFKEKCGEVACIAVSPECRGQGQGDKLLDYIEKKASSLGLGL from the exons ATGGTTGAGCGAGTTGAATATAACTCAAATTTCGTTGCTCTGTTGCAAGCGAACTTTCAAATGCCGCCGAAGATGGTCGTTTCATATTCAACAACTCGCCTCCCTCTCATCTCCACGGCTCGAAGCGAACTACTTTCAACCCGCCGCGGCTTCCAAACTGGACTCCTCAAACTGAGAACCGGATTAAATTTCCGGACTCTGTGTCTTAAACCCGAACCCTGGTCTAAGCGAAGTTATTCGGTTAAGCGCAATGTGGTTAACGAAGAAGATAGCATGGAGGAGACTTACAACTCTGTCGACGATAAGCAGTTCGTCCGGTGGTTCCGGGAGGCTTGGCCTTACCTCTGGGCCCACCGTGGCGGCACTTTCGTTGTTATTATTTCCGGTGAAATCGTCGCGTCTCCCTTTTTGGACGCCATTTTAAAG GATATTGCGTTTTTGCATCACCTAGGGATCAGATTTGTTATTGTTCCGGGAACTCACGTGCAAATTGACAAGCTTCTGACTGAAAGAG GGCATGAACCAAAGTATTATGGTAGATATAGAATAACAGACTCAGAATCGCTAGCTGCCGCAACGGAAGCGGCAGGTGGGATTCGTCTAATGATGGAGGCAAAACTTTCTCCTGGACCATCCATATGTAATATTCGTCGACATGGAGATAGTAGTCGTTTGCACGAAGTTGGTGTCAGTGTTGCTAGCGGCAATTTCCTTGCAGCCAAG AGAAGAGGAGTAGTTGAAGGTGTTGATTATGGAGCAACAGGTGAAGTAAAGAAAGTAGATGTTGCCCGTATGCGTGAGAGGCTTGATGGTGGTTGTATAGTAATATTAAGCAACTTGGGTTATTCTAGCTCTGGAGAAGTTTTGAATTGCAA CACATATGAAGTTGCTACTGCTTGTGCATTAGCTATTGGAGCAGACAAGCTTATTTGCATCATAGATGGTCCGATCTTGGATGAGAATGGATACCATATTAGTTTCTTGCCTGTTGAAGAAGCAGATATGTTAATCCGTCAGCGCGCCGAGCAAAGCGAAATAGCAGCTAAATATGTGAAAGCTTTTGCTGAAGAAGATCTCACTTGCCTAGGACATAATGATTTTATTGCAGCTGCTAACTATTCGCAGAATAGGCAGACTCTTAATGGTGCTCATAATCCAACCTTTCAGAATGGTGTTGGTTTTGACAATGGCAATGGTTTATCTGGAGAGCAGGGCTTTGCTATTGGAGGTCAGGAGCGGCTAAGTCGACTAAATGGTTACCTTTCAGAGTTGGCTGCTGCAGCTTTTGTCTGCAGA GGTGGTGTACAAAGAGTTCATTTGTTAGATGGCACTATTGGTGGGGTCCTATTATTGGAACTATTCAAACGAGACGGAATGGGGACAATGGTGGCCAG TGATCTATATGAAGGGGCTAGAATGGCTAAGGTAACAGATCTCGCTGGCATCAAGCAAATCATAAAACCTTTGGAAGAGTCCGGCACATTGGTTCGCAGGACCGAGGATGAG CTGCTTAAGGCCATAGATTCATTCGCTGTTATGGAAAGGGAAGGTCAAATCATTGCTTGTGCTGCTCTTTTTCCTTTCTTCAAGGAGAAGTGTGGAGAAGTTGCTTGCATTGCAGTTTCTCCCGAGTGCCGAGGACAAGGACAGGGGGATAAATTGCTTG ATTATATTGAGAAGAAGGCGTCCTCACTCGGATTGG GTTTGTAA
- the LOC107914345 gene encoding probable amino-acid acetyltransferase NAGS1, chloroplastic isoform X4 — protein sequence MVERVEYNSNFVALLQANFQMPPKMVVSYSTTRLPLISTARSELLSTRRGFQTGLLKLRTGLNFRTLCLKPEPWSKRSYSVKRNVVNEEDSMEETYNSVDDKQFVRWFREAWPYLWAHRGGTFVVIISGEIVASPFLDAILKDIAFLHHLGIRFVIVPGTHVQIDKLLTERGHEPKYYGRYRITDSESLAAATEAAGGIRLMMEAKLSPGPSICNIRRHGDSSRLHEVGVSVASGNFLAAKRRGVVEGVDYGATGEVKKVDVARMRERLDGGCIVILSNLGYSSSGEVLNCNTYEVATACALAIGADKLICIIDGPILDENGYHISFLPVEEADMLIRQRAEQSEIAAKYVKAFAEEDLTCLGHNDFIAAANYSQNRQTLNGAHNPTFQNGVGFDNGNGLSGEQGFAIGGQERLSRLNGYLSELAAAAFVCRGGVQRVHLLDGTIGGVLLLELFKRDGMGTMVASDLYEGARMAKVTDLAGIKQIIKPLEESGTLVRRTEDELLKAIDSFAVMEREGQIIACAALFPFFKEKCGEVACIAVSPECRGQGQGDKLLGWIAYKRFAD from the exons ATGGTTGAGCGAGTTGAATATAACTCAAATTTCGTTGCTCTGTTGCAAGCGAACTTTCAAATGCCGCCGAAGATGGTCGTTTCATATTCAACAACTCGCCTCCCTCTCATCTCCACGGCTCGAAGCGAACTACTTTCAACCCGCCGCGGCTTCCAAACTGGACTCCTCAAACTGAGAACCGGATTAAATTTCCGGACTCTGTGTCTTAAACCCGAACCCTGGTCTAAGCGAAGTTATTCGGTTAAGCGCAATGTGGTTAACGAAGAAGATAGCATGGAGGAGACTTACAACTCTGTCGACGATAAGCAGTTCGTCCGGTGGTTCCGGGAGGCTTGGCCTTACCTCTGGGCCCACCGTGGCGGCACTTTCGTTGTTATTATTTCCGGTGAAATCGTCGCGTCTCCCTTTTTGGACGCCATTTTAAAG GATATTGCGTTTTTGCATCACCTAGGGATCAGATTTGTTATTGTTCCGGGAACTCACGTGCAAATTGACAAGCTTCTGACTGAAAGAG GGCATGAACCAAAGTATTATGGTAGATATAGAATAACAGACTCAGAATCGCTAGCTGCCGCAACGGAAGCGGCAGGTGGGATTCGTCTAATGATGGAGGCAAAACTTTCTCCTGGACCATCCATATGTAATATTCGTCGACATGGAGATAGTAGTCGTTTGCACGAAGTTGGTGTCAGTGTTGCTAGCGGCAATTTCCTTGCAGCCAAG AGAAGAGGAGTAGTTGAAGGTGTTGATTATGGAGCAACAGGTGAAGTAAAGAAAGTAGATGTTGCCCGTATGCGTGAGAGGCTTGATGGTGGTTGTATAGTAATATTAAGCAACTTGGGTTATTCTAGCTCTGGAGAAGTTTTGAATTGCAA CACATATGAAGTTGCTACTGCTTGTGCATTAGCTATTGGAGCAGACAAGCTTATTTGCATCATAGATGGTCCGATCTTGGATGAGAATGGATACCATATTAGTTTCTTGCCTGTTGAAGAAGCAGATATGTTAATCCGTCAGCGCGCCGAGCAAAGCGAAATAGCAGCTAAATATGTGAAAGCTTTTGCTGAAGAAGATCTCACTTGCCTAGGACATAATGATTTTATTGCAGCTGCTAACTATTCGCAGAATAGGCAGACTCTTAATGGTGCTCATAATCCAACCTTTCAGAATGGTGTTGGTTTTGACAATGGCAATGGTTTATCTGGAGAGCAGGGCTTTGCTATTGGAGGTCAGGAGCGGCTAAGTCGACTAAATGGTTACCTTTCAGAGTTGGCTGCTGCAGCTTTTGTCTGCAGA GGTGGTGTACAAAGAGTTCATTTGTTAGATGGCACTATTGGTGGGGTCCTATTATTGGAACTATTCAAACGAGACGGAATGGGGACAATGGTGGCCAG TGATCTATATGAAGGGGCTAGAATGGCTAAGGTAACAGATCTCGCTGGCATCAAGCAAATCATAAAACCTTTGGAAGAGTCCGGCACATTGGTTCGCAGGACCGAGGATGAG CTGCTTAAGGCCATAGATTCATTCGCTGTTATGGAAAGGGAAGGTCAAATCATTGCTTGTGCTGCTCTTTTTCCTTTCTTCAAGGAGAAGTGTGGAGAAGTTGCTTGCATTGCAGTTTCTCCCGAGTGCCGAGGACAAGGACAGGGGGATAAATTGCTTG GATGGATTGCATACAAAAGATTTGCTGATTAG